One window of the Dromaius novaehollandiae isolate bDroNov1 chromosome 25, bDroNov1.hap1, whole genome shotgun sequence genome contains the following:
- the B3GNT3 gene encoding N-acetyllactosaminide beta-1,3-N-acetylglucosaminyltransferase 3 yields MALSRSQRRAKKTSPRCYRLETWGLGAAGLLGLCYLLCRDEWLRPSAAPRPSPSPSAVAGLPAPSPEPPAPCPPSPSVHNISGFAALPSHVQDFLRYRHCRAFRPLLDAPGKCGGPGRSAGVFLLLAIKSSPENYERREVIRKTWGQERSVAGARVRRLFLCGVAPGAASAKLDRLLRLEQREHGDVLQWDFRDTFFNLTLKQVLFHAWLQQSCPGARFVFNGDDDVFVNTDNVVRFALGAGAAADGHLFVGHLIANVGPIRSRGSKYYVPPQVTAAERYPPYCGGGGVLMSGFTARAIARQAPAVELFPIDDVYLGMCLEKAGLAPASHAGIRTLGIRVPPPAEPFDPCYYRELLLVHRSVPYETALMWQAIRQPRLRCGRRVGVYPSA; encoded by the exons ATGGCCCTGAGCCGCAGCCAGCGCCGCGCCAAG AAAACGTCCCCGCGGTGCTACAGGCTGGAGACGTGGGGCctgggcgccgcggggctgctggggctcTGCTACCTGCTGTGCCGCGACGAGTGGCTCCGGCCgagcgcggccccccggcccagccccagccccagcgccgtCGCCGGCCTGCCGGCCCCCTCGCCCGAGCCGccggccccctgcccccccagcccctcggtGCACAACATCTCCGGCTTCGCAGCGCTGCCCAGCCACGTGCAGGACTTCCTGCGCTACCGGCACTGCCGGGCTTTCCGCCCGCTGCTCGACGCGCCGGGCAagtgcggggggccggggcgctccGCCGGCGTCTTCCTCCTCCTGGCCATCAAGTCCTCGCCGGAGAACTACGAGCGGCGGGAGGTGATCCGCAAGACGTGGGGGCAGGAGCGCAGCGTGGCGGGGGCCCGCGTCCGCCGCCTCTTCCTCTGCGGCGTGGCCCCCGGCGCTGCCAGCGCCAAGCTCGACCGGCTGCTGCGGCTGGAGCAGCGGGAGCACGGCGACGTGCTGCAGTGGGACTTCAGGGACACCTTCTTCAACCTGACGCtgaagcaggtgctcttccacgcctggctgcagcagagctgccccGGCGCCCGCTTCGTCTTCAACGGCGACGACGACGTCTTCGTCAACACGGACAACGTGGTCCGCTTCGCGctgggcgcgggggccgccgccgacGGGCACCTCTTCGTGGGCCACCTCATCGCCAACGTGGGCCCCATCCGCAGCAGGGGCAGCAAGTACTACGTGCCGCCGCAGGTGACGGCCGCCGAGCGCTACCCGCCCtactgcggcggcggcggcgtgctCATGTCCGGCTTCACCGCCCGCGCCATCGCCCGGCAGGCGCCCGCCGTCGAGCTCTTCCCCATCGACGACGTCTACCTGGGCATGTGCCTGGAGAAGGCGGGGCTGGCGCCGGCCTCGCACGCCGGCATCCGCACGCTGGGCATCCGCGTGCCCCCCCCGGCCGAGCCCTTCGACCCCTGCTACtaccgggagctgctgctggtgcacCGCTCGGTGCCCTACGAGACGGCGCTCATGTGGCAGGCCATCCGCCAGCCCCGGCTGCGCTGCGGCAGGAGGGTGGGGGTCTACCCCAGCGcctga
- the JAK3 gene encoding tyrosine-protein kinase JAK3: MAPLGEDTPLIGERSCSLSSTETGTLQVYLYHRAPAPRAAPDSAGVLTFTFGEYTAEELCVRAAKACGVLPVCHSLFALATEDLTCWFPPNHLFAVDDARSQVVVYRIRFFFPNWCGLGQSHRFQLVNDRASAVLDYPVIDYLFAQSRSDFIGGRMEVALSLQTQEECLSLAVLDMLRITKEQQQSLEETFSCISYKSCIPERLRCQIQQHSFLTRKRIRRRFNKSLRRIGGCQTDGRYLKLKYLLDLERLQRRWAEESFHVRSPGAGERGPAADIAIHVAGESGVSWSCSGAESRQHFCDFPDIADISIKQASRDSSPVENRIVTLTKTDNRVLEVEFPTLREARSFVALIDGYYRLTADAHHYFCKEVAPPRLLQDLEDQCHGPISSEFAVHKLKAAGSRPGLYLLRRSPQDFDSYLLTVCAESRAGQDYKRCLIRRDEDGHFSLSGVARRFCSLRELLETYGRCGLQADGTRMRLVTCCPPQPKEKSNLLIVRSGCPRLPGSPAAPRRSLTHMMFHKINPESLTRGESLGQGSFTQIYKGIKRDQKEDEYYQTEVVLKAMDSSHHNCSESFLEAASIMSQVSHKHLVLLHGVSLGRDSIMVQEYVRHGPLDLYLKKNQSEGKVTTSWKLQVAKQLAYALNYLEDKKITHGNVSAKKVLLTREGDAASGSPPFIKLNDPGVSVTVLAKEMLVDRIPWVAPECVSDPGSLALPADKWSFGATLWEIFSGGNMPVSLLEPRKKLHFYESGLQLPTPKWTELATLITQCMDYQPQRRPCFRAVIRDLNSLITSDYELLSDLSPSDATQRDSFWGYEHVAMRHDPTLFEERHLKYISLLGKGNFGSVELCRYDPLGDSTGELVAVKKLQQDSAKELRDFEREIQILHSLQHDFIVKYRGVCYSRGRRGLRLVMEYLPNGCLRDYLQKNQHRLEHRTLLLYAWQICKGMEYLGAQRCVHRDLANRNILVESETHVKIGDFGLAKLLPQDKDYYVVREPGQSPVFWYAPESLADNVFSRASDIWSFGVLLYELFTYSNKSKSPSEEFLRMMGTDKAAQIICSLLELLKDNRRLPAPAGCPVEVYALMLSCWAFAPGGRPTFGELAPRIEALRDGRSKARG, encoded by the exons ATGGCCCCGCTGGGCGAGGACACGCCGCTGATCGGGGAGcgctcctgcagcctctcctccaCGGAGACGGGCACGCTGCAGGTGTACCTGTACCACCgggcgccggccccccgcgccgcccccgacTCCGCCGGCGTCCTCACCTTCACCTTCGGCGAGTACACGGCCGAGGAGCTCTGCGTCCGCGCGGCCAAGGCCTGCG GCGTGCTGCCCGTGTGTCACTCCCTCTTCGCCCTGGCCACCGAGGATCTCACGTGCTGGTTCCCCCCCAACCACCTCTTCGCCGTGGATGACGCCCGCAGCCAGGTCGTGGTGTACCGGATCAG GTTCTTCTTCCCCAACTGGTGCGGGCTGGGACAGTCGCACCGGTTCCAGCTGGTGAACGACCGGGCCAGCGCTGTCCTGGACTACCCCGTCATCGACTACCTCTTTGCCCAG TCCCGCAGCGACTTCATCGGCGGGCGCATGGAGGTGGCGCTGAGCCTGCAGACGCAGGAGGAGTGCCTGAGCCTGGCGGTGCTGGACATGCTGCGCATCaccaaggagcagcagcagagcctggagGAGACCTTCAGCTGCAtcag CTACAAGTCGTGCATCCCCGAGCGGCTGCGGTGCCAGATCCAGCAGCACAGCTTCCTCACCCGCAAGCGCATCCGCCGCCGCTTCAACAAGTCGCTGCGCAGGATCGGCGGCTGCCAGACGGACGGCCGCTACCTGAAGCTCAAGTACCTGCTGGACCTGGAGCGGCTGCAGCGGCGCTGGGCCGAGGAGAGCTTCCACGTGCGTTCGCCCGGCGCCGGcgagcggggccccgccgccgacATCGCCATCCACGTGGCCGGCGAGAGCGGCGTCTCCTGGAGCTGCAGCGGTGCCGAG AGCCGCCAGCACTTCTGCGACTTCCCCGACATCGCCGACATCAGCATCAAGCAGGCGAGCCGCGACAGCAGCCCCGTGGAGAACCGCATCGTCACCCTCACCAAGACGGACAACCGGGTGCTG GAGGTGGAGTTCCCCACGCTGCGGGAAGCCCGCTCCTTCGTGGCCCTCATCGACGGCTACTACCGCCTGACGGCGGACGCCCACCACTACTTCTGCAAGGAGgtggcccccccccggctcctgcAGGACCTGGAGGACCAGTGCCACGGGCCCATCAG CTCCGAGTTTGCGGTGCACAAGCTGAAggcggcggggagccgcccgGGGCTGTACCTGCTGCGCCGCAGCCCCCAGGACTTCGACAGCTACCTGCTGACGGTGTGCGCCGAG AGCCGCGCCGGCCAGGACTACAAGCGCTGCCTGATCCGCAGGGACGAGGACGGCCACTTCTCCCTCTCGGGGGTGGCGCGGCGGTTCTGCAGCctgcgggagctgctggagaCCTACGGGCGCTGCGGGCTGCAGGCCGACGGCACCCGCATGCGCCTGGTCACCTGCTGCCCGCCGCAGCCCAAAG AGAAGTCCAACCTGCTGATCGTGCGCAGCGgctgcccccggctccccggctcgcccgccgccccgcgccgcagcctcACCCACATGATGTTCCACAAGATCAACCCCGAGAGCCTCACGCGG GGCGAGAGCCTGGGCCAGGGCTCCTTCACCCAGATCTACAAGGGCATCAAGCGGGACCAGAAGGAGGACGAGTACTACCAGACCGAGGTGGTGCTCAAGGCCATGGACAGCAGCCACCACAACTGCTCCGAG TCCTTCCTGGAGGCCGCCAGCATCATGAGCCAGGTCTCCCACAAGCACCTCGTGCTGCTGCACGGCGTCAGCCTCGGGAGGGACA GCATCATGGTGCAGGAGTACGTCAGGCACGGGCCCCTGGACCTCTACCTGAAGAAGAACCAAAGCGAGGGCAAGGTGACGACGAGCTGGAAGCTGCAGGTGGCCAAGCAGCTGGCGTACGCCCTCAACTACCTG gAGGACAAGAAAATCACCCACGGCAACGTCTCCGCTAAGAAGGTGCTGCTGACGCGGGAGGGGGACGCGGCCAGCGGCAGCCCCCCCTTCATCAAGCTCAACGACCCCGGAGTCAGCGTCACCGTCCTGGCCAAGGAGA TGCTCGTGGACCGCATCCCCTGGGTGGCCCCCGAGTGCGTCAGCGACCCCGGGAGCCTGGCGCTCCCGGCCGACAAGTGGAGCTTCGGGGCGACACTCTGGGAGATCTTCAGCGGCGGCAACATGCCCGTGAGCCTGCTGGAGCCGCGGAAG AAGCTGCATTTCTACGAGAGCGGCCTGCAGCTGCCCACGCCCAAGTGGACCGAGCTGGCCACCCTCATCACGCAGTGCATGGACTACCAGCCCCAGCGCCGGCCCTGCTTCCGCGCCGTCATCCGCGACCTCAACAGCCTCATCACCTCCG ATTACGAGCTGCTCTCGGACCTGTCCCCCAGCGACGCGACGCAGCGGGACAGCTTCTGGGGGTACGAGCACGTGGCCATGCGCCACGACCCCACGCTCTTCGAGGAACGCCACCTCAAGTACATCTCGCTGCTGGGCAAG GGCAACTTCGGCAGCGTGGAGCTGTGCCGCTACGACCCGCTGGGCGACAGCACCGGCGAGCTGGTGGCCGTGAAGAAGCTGCAGCAGGACTCGGCCAAGGAGCTGCGGGACTTCGAGCGGGAGATCCAGATCCTGCACTCGCTGCAGCACGACTTCATCGTCAAGTACCGCGGCGTCTGCTACAGCCGAG GGCGCCGCGGCCTCCGGCTCGTCATGGAGTACCTGCCCAACGGGTGCCTGCGGGACTACCTGCAGAAGAACCAGCACCGCCTGGAGCACAGGACCCTGCTGCTCTATGCCTGGCAGATCTGCAAG GGCATGGAGTACCTGGGGGCGCAGCGCTGCGTGCACCGCGACCTGGCCAACCGGAACATCCTCGTGGAGAGCGAGACCCACGTGAAGATCGGGGACTTCGGCCTGGCCAAGCTGCTGCCGCAGGACAAGGACTACTACGTGGTGCGCGAGCCCGGCCAGAGCCCCGTCTTCTG GTACGCGCCCGAGTCCCTGGCCGACAACGTCTTCTCCCGGGCGTCCGACATCTGGAGCTTCGGGGTCCTCCTCTACGAGCTCTTCACCTACAGCAATAAGAGCAAGAGCCCCTCcgag GAGTTCCTCCGCATGATGGGCACCGACAAGGCGGCGCAGATCAtctgcagcttgctggagctcctgaaggacaaCCGGCGTCTCCCGGCGCCGGCCGGCTGCCCCGTGGAG GTCTACGCGCTGATGCTGAGCTGCTGGGCCTTCGCCCCCGGCGGCAGACCCACGTTCGGCGAGCTGGCGCCCAGGATCGAGGCGCTGCGCGACGGCCGCAGCAAGGCCCGGGGGTAG